From Prunus dulcis unplaced genomic scaffold, ALMONDv2, whole genome shotgun sequence, a single genomic window includes:
- the LOC117612492 gene encoding G-type lectin S-receptor-like serine/threonine-protein kinase B120, translated as MDTGNLVLGFGKDQTKDPLWQSFDHPTDTLLPGMMISLNKRTDQQRRLTSWAAVDDPKPGKFSLGIDLQLPAGVVVWKENTGPYWRSAVYNLTGHESKSIAFKNPSATFLVLSFNVEFDDHTDEVYFTYGVSDSSVKLRSVLNPNGLFVLLLWQDDSKTWSELGDWTGECVRENALTCGRNREGFSKLELLKMPEHAVVLENKKSGKGHAKNFFKKRWAVIAIAIVSATTGLLAAIFGYLLWKRISRNEDNGSAGSGKDGTELPLSGLKSILAATNNFSEANKLGEGGFGPVYKGILPENEEVAIKRLSKKSGQGHEEFMNELKLIAKLQHTNLVRLLGCCNEEEEMILIYEYMPHRSLDKLLFDPYEKIKLDWGKRFRIIDGVAQGVLYIHKYSRLRIIHRDLKASNILLDGEMNPKISDFGMARIFGMNQTEANTDKIVGTYGYMSPEYALLGNFSEKSDVFSFGVLILEIVSGKRNSSFHRFDPTLTLAGWAWELWKEGRGMEVIDESVREACDTHEALRCIHVGFLCVQEAPADRPTMSSVISMLQGNEAASLPPSKEPAFSSAHRNSIAIAASPQTSPIFSNNYVITISSEVRR; from the exons ATGGACACTGGAAACCTTGTCCTAGGATTTGGAAAAGATCAAACAAAAGACCCTTTGTGGCAGAGCTTTGATCATCCCACAGACACATTGTTGCCCGGCATGATGATTAGCCTTAACAAGAGGACTGACCAGCAGAGGCGCCTTACATCCTGGGCAGCAGTTGACGATCCGAAACCCGGGAAGTTCTCCCTCGGCATTGATCTTCAATTGCCTGCCGGGGTTGTTGTCTGGAAGGAAAACACTGGTCCCTACTGGAGAAGTGCTGTCTACAATTTGACTGGCCATGAGTCCAAATCAATAGCCTTTAAAAATCCCAGTGCAACCTTCTTGGTCCTCTCTTTCAATGTTGAGTTTGATGATCATACTGATGAGGTTTATTTTACTTATGGCGTCTCGGATAGCTCAGTGAAATTGAGGTCTGTGTTGAACCCAAATGGGCTGTTTGTCCTGCTGTTGTGGCAGGATGACAGTAAAACATGGAGTGAGCTGGGGGATTGGACTGGTGAATGTGTTAGGGAAAATGCATTGACATGTGGTAGAAACAGAGAAGGGTTTTCCAAGCTTGAGTTGTTAAAAATGCCAGAACATGCTGTTGtgttagaaaataaaaaaa GTGGTAAGGGTCATGCtaaaaatttcttcaagaagcgGTGGGCTGtaattgcaattgcaattgtCTCAGCAACAACAGGATTGCTTGCAGCAATTTTTGGATATCTTTTATGGAAGAGAATTTCTAGAAATGAAGATAATGGTAGTGCTGGAAGTGGAAAGGATGGTACAGAACTACCACTTTCGGGTTTAAAGAGTATACTAGCTGCAACAAACAACTTCTCTGAAGCTAATAAACTTGGAGAGGGAGGATTTGGCCCCGTTTATAAG GGGATTTTGCCTGAAAATGAAGAAGTAGCCATAAAAAGGTTGTCGAAGAAGTCAGGGCAAGGACATGAGGAGTTCATGAATGAGTTGAAGCTTATAGCCAAGCTCCAACATACCAATCTTGTTAGGCTTTTGGGTTGCTGTAATGAAGAGGAGGAAATGATACTGATTTATGAATACATGCCCCATCGAAGTTTGGACAAACTTCTGTTTG ATCCATatgaaaagataaaattgGATTGGGGTAAACGGTTTCGAATCATAGACGGCGTTGCTCAAGGAGTACTTTATATCCACAAGTATTCCAGATTGAGAATCATTCACAGGGACCTAAAAGCAAGTAATATACTGTTGGATGGAgaaatgaacccaaaaatttcagattttggaatgGCAAGGATTTTTGGGATGAACCAAACTGAAGCAAATACCGACAAGATTGTTGGGACATA TGGCTACATGTCACCTGAGTACGCACTCTTAGGCAATTTTTCTGAGAAATCGGATGTGTTCAGCTTTGGAGTGTTGATTTTGGAGATTGTAAGTGGAAAGAGGAATTCTTCTTTTCATCGTTTTGATCCTACGCTAACGCTTGCTGGTTGG GCATGGGAATTGTGGAAAGAAGGCAGAGGAATGGAGGTGATTGATGAATCAGTAAGGGAAGCATGTGACACTCATGAAGCTCTAAGGTGTATCCATGTAGGGTTTTTGTGTGTTCAAGAAGCTCCAGCCGATCGGCCAACAATGTCTTCTGTGATTAGTATGCTGCAGGGCAACGAAGCTGCATCACTTCCACCCTCCAAGGAACCTGCTTTTTCATCAGCTCATAGGAATTCCATTGCTATTGCTGCTTCTCCTCAAACATCTCCCATTTTTTCCAACAATTATGTAATCACCATTAGTTCGGAAGTACGCAGATAG